In the Verrucomicrobiia bacterium genome, one interval contains:
- a CDS encoding glycosyl hydrolase: MPCTRPRAPYPVACALLTKGAFKKSTDAAHSKRFGTFGCGFAVLLCLLSLLPIAQGRPSLESGFMHPPASARPWVYWFWLNGNITSNGVTADLEAMQRVGIGGVLIMEVDQGAPKGPTDFGGPKWRGLFQHVCGEAHRLGLEVNMNNDAGWCGSGGPWITPELAMQKVVWSETNVTGPCRFEGELPQPKAVAHYYRDIAMLAFPTPAGHARISDIDGKAAFVPKHIPVTGDFKAVPADQSVAEDAVTNLSSCLGTNGQVVWDVPAGEWTILRFGHTTTGADNHPAPEPGRGLESDKLSRAATDAMFAGLMGKLIADSKPLAGKTIVSTHIDSWETGSQNWTPLFRKKFQKRRGYDPLRFLPVLTGRVMGSVEMSERFLWDLRQTVSDLLVENYAGRFRQLAHQHGLRLSIEAYDGDPADDMTYAGQADEPMAEFWSWGNDTSYSCLEMSSAAHVYGRRILGAEAFTANDQEKWLHHPATIKTLGDWAFCEGINRFVFHRYALQPWRDRRPGMSMGPWGLHYERTQTWWDESASWHEYLARCQYLLRQGLFVADACFLEPEGSPRRFIPTMPWRSGNMPDRPRYNFDGCSPEVVLTRMKVKDGRLVLPDGMSYRVLVLPQVDTMTPKLLRKIKALVQAGATVIGPPPTKSPSLADYPKCDAEIKAIAGELWSTETQSAFETVSSHTQHASRGHRQVLWADDFRTQPPFETLSPLHSAKWIWHNEGNPATAAPVGPRYFRRVLDLSERPQIRSANLAITCDNSFEVWVNGNYAGTGADFTRGFTFEIANWLKEGTNLIAVAGINGGENPNPAGLIAVLRIGFADGSNLEVDTDKMWESSPHQPENWLADTSPHETWSPALELGPFGMSPWKDSEKSAVPPYVFPDFQAIAGLLRSMGVAPDFEGDSRLRYIHRRDGNTDFYFVANSQTNWLQANCGFRVTGKVPEIWDPMTGEITRAAIFEERGAQTFVQLPFEPAGSMFMVFRERRRGVAQSQRQEVLAEDHSPAPLRAPLIGISRGGQDLLPGPGQAIASAPSLELSADKKSQAQAVIWQPGAYEFTAASGQRRSIEVSALPPAVEASGPWEVHFEPGWGAPDHLTFDHLLDWSQSAHPGVKYFSGSALYETTFDAPADLCGPAARAYLDLGNVAVMARVRLNGKDLGTLWKAPFRVDVTDALKPGKNVLEVKVVNLWVNRMIGDEQLPEDSDRNSNGTLKEWPAWLSADQPSPTGRYTFTSWPLWKKDSPLQPSGLLGPVRILSAKAVSLVGD, translated from the coding sequence ATGCCGTGCACTCGACCGAGGGCGCCGTATCCCGTCGCTTGCGCACTCCTCACCAAGGGCGCCTTCAAAAAGAGCACGGATGCGGCGCACTCCAAACGCTTCGGGACGTTCGGTTGTGGATTTGCGGTCTTGCTTTGTTTGCTATCGCTTTTGCCCATCGCCCAAGGCCGCCCATCGCTCGAATCAGGCTTCATGCATCCGCCCGCTTCGGCTCGGCCATGGGTTTATTGGTTTTGGCTCAATGGGAATATCACGAGCAATGGGGTCACGGCGGACCTTGAAGCCATGCAGCGAGTAGGCATTGGCGGCGTGCTGATCATGGAGGTCGATCAGGGCGCGCCCAAGGGGCCTACTGATTTTGGCGGGCCTAAATGGCGAGGGTTGTTCCAACACGTCTGCGGCGAGGCGCATCGGCTAGGCCTCGAAGTGAACATGAACAATGACGCCGGATGGTGCGGCAGCGGCGGGCCGTGGATAACGCCCGAGCTGGCGATGCAGAAGGTGGTTTGGTCCGAAACGAATGTTACGGGCCCCTGCCGGTTCGAAGGCGAGTTGCCGCAACCCAAGGCGGTGGCTCATTATTACCGCGATATCGCGATGCTCGCATTCCCCACTCCTGCCGGCCACGCGCGCATCTCAGACATCGACGGCAAGGCGGCTTTTGTTCCCAAACACATTCCGGTTACCGGGGATTTCAAGGCGGTGCCAGCCGACCAAAGCGTTGCCGAGGATGCAGTCACCAACCTCAGTTCCTGTCTGGGAACAAACGGCCAGGTGGTGTGGGACGTGCCGGCTGGAGAATGGACCATCCTCCGCTTTGGCCACACGACCACCGGCGCCGATAATCACCCGGCGCCGGAACCCGGGCGCGGTCTCGAATCCGACAAGCTGAGCAGGGCCGCCACCGACGCCATGTTTGCAGGCCTGATGGGCAAGCTGATCGCTGATTCCAAGCCGCTGGCCGGCAAGACCATCGTCTCGACCCATATCGATAGCTGGGAAACCGGGTCGCAGAACTGGACTCCCCTGTTCCGCAAGAAATTTCAAAAGCGCCGCGGTTATGATCCGCTGAGATTCCTGCCGGTGCTGACCGGGCGCGTGATGGGAAGCGTCGAAATGTCCGAGCGCTTTCTCTGGGACCTGCGCCAAACGGTCTCGGATTTGCTGGTAGAGAACTACGCGGGCCGCTTCCGCCAGTTGGCTCACCAGCACGGCCTGCGGCTCTCGATTGAGGCCTACGACGGCGACCCTGCCGATGATATGACCTACGCCGGCCAGGCCGATGAGCCGATGGCGGAGTTTTGGTCGTGGGGCAACGACACCTCCTACAGTTGCCTCGAAATGTCATCGGCGGCTCATGTCTATGGCCGGCGCATCCTGGGCGCCGAGGCCTTTACAGCCAATGACCAGGAGAAATGGCTGCACCATCCGGCGACGATCAAAACCCTCGGCGACTGGGCGTTCTGCGAAGGAATCAACCGGTTTGTCTTTCATCGATATGCGTTGCAGCCGTGGCGCGACCGTCGGCCCGGGATGTCGATGGGCCCGTGGGGCCTGCATTATGAACGGACGCAGACCTGGTGGGATGAGTCGGCCTCATGGCACGAGTATCTGGCCCGCTGCCAATACTTGCTGCGCCAGGGATTGTTTGTTGCCGATGCTTGCTTCCTCGAGCCGGAGGGTTCCCCCCGGCGATTCATCCCAACGATGCCCTGGCGCTCGGGCAACATGCCGGACCGGCCTCGGTATAATTTCGACGGCTGCTCGCCTGAGGTGGTGTTGACCCGGATGAAAGTCAAGGACGGCAGGCTGGTTTTGCCCGATGGCATGAGCTACCGCGTGCTCGTGCTGCCCCAGGTGGACACCATGACACCGAAACTGTTGCGTAAAATCAAAGCGCTGGTCCAGGCGGGGGCGACTGTCATCGGCCCGCCTCCGACCAAATCACCAAGCCTGGCCGATTACCCGAAGTGTGACGCGGAGATAAAAGCCATCGCCGGCGAACTGTGGAGCACCGAAACTCAATCGGCTTTCGAGACTGTTTCATCCCATACCCAACACGCATCACGGGGACATCGCCAAGTCCTTTGGGCCGACGACTTCAGGACTCAGCCTCCTTTTGAAACCCTCAGCCCCTTGCACAGCGCCAAATGGATTTGGCACAACGAAGGCAACCCTGCGACCGCCGCGCCGGTAGGCCCGCGTTATTTTCGTCGCGTGCTGGATTTATCGGAAAGGCCACAGATTCGCTCGGCCAACCTGGCCATCACCTGCGATAATTCCTTTGAGGTGTGGGTGAACGGGAATTACGCCGGCACCGGGGCTGATTTTACCCGGGGCTTCACGTTCGAAATCGCGAACTGGTTAAAGGAGGGGACGAACCTCATCGCGGTCGCGGGCATCAACGGCGGTGAGAACCCGAATCCAGCCGGTTTGATCGCGGTGTTGCGGATTGGGTTTGCGGATGGATCGAACCTCGAAGTGGACACAGACAAGATGTGGGAATCCAGCCCGCATCAGCCCGAGAATTGGTTGGCCGACACCTCTCCGCACGAGACGTGGAGCCCCGCGCTCGAACTGGGCCCGTTCGGGATGTCGCCTTGGAAGGACTCTGAAAAATCCGCGGTTCCGCCTTACGTCTTTCCTGATTTCCAGGCGATTGCGGGTCTCCTGCGCAGCATGGGGGTCGCCCCTGATTTCGAAGGGGATTCCCGGCTGCGTTACATTCACCGGCGCGATGGCAACACCGATTTTTATTTTGTAGCCAACAGCCAAACCAACTGGCTGCAGGCAAACTGTGGATTTCGGGTCACGGGCAAGGTGCCCGAGATTTGGGACCCAATGACCGGCGAGATAACGCGCGCGGCCATCTTCGAGGAACGAGGCGCCCAGACATTTGTCCAATTGCCCTTCGAGCCGGCGGGCTCGATGTTCATGGTCTTCCGGGAGCGCCGCCGCGGCGTGGCTCAGAGCCAAAGACAAGAGGTCCTCGCCGAAGACCACTCCCCTGCCCCGCTCCGAGCGCCGCTCATCGGCATTAGCCGGGGTGGCCAGGACCTGCTGCCTGGCCCTGGACAGGCCATTGCGAGCGCGCCTTCTCTTGAACTGAGCGCTGATAAAAAGTCGCAGGCTCAGGCTGTGATTTGGCAGCCCGGAGCTTATGAATTCACGGCCGCGTCGGGTCAACGCCGTTCGATCGAGGTTTCCGCGTTGCCACCGGCTGTGGAAGCAAGCGGGCCTTGGGAAGTCCACTTTGAACCTGGCTGGGGCGCGCCGGATCACCTGACGTTCGATCATCTCTTGGATTGGTCTCAATCTGCGCACCCCGGTGTGAAGTACTTTAGCGGAAGCGCCCTATACGAAACCACATTCGATGCCCCCGCGGACCTGTGCGGTCCGGCGGCTCGTGCGTACCTGGATTTGGGCAACGTTGCGGTGATGGCGCGCGTCAGGCTGAACGGCAAGGACCTGGGCACGCTCTGGAAAGCCCCCTTTCGGGTCGATGTCACCGATGCACTCAAACCGGGGAAGAATGTCCTCGAAGTAAAAGTCGTGAATCTGTGGGTGAACCGGATGATCGGCGACGAGCAATTGCCGGAGGACAGCGATCGCAATTCGAACGGCACATTGAAAGAATGGCCGGCGTGGCTTTCAGCGGACCAGCCCAGCCCCACAGGCCGGTACACCTTCACGAGCTGGCCTCTTTGGAAGAAGGACTCGCCTCTGCAACCCTCGGGCCTGCTGGGCCCGGTGAGAATCCTGTCCGCCAAGGCAGTGAGCCTCGTGGGTGATTGA